The Haloarcula sp. CBA1127 genomic interval ACGAGGGTGACGACGACCCCGATAAATGTAGTGCGCGGAAACTGGCCCGGATGGACGAGGCCGAACTCCACCGCGCGACGCGGTCGACGCCGCCCGGCATCGTGCTCAACCCCTTCGCCGAGCAGGCGCTGTCACCGGCGGACCGTCCGACCCCCGGCGACGGCGCTCGCCACAGCCGTCTGGTTGCACTCGATTGCTCCTGGGAGACCGCTGAACGGGAGGCGTTCGACCTCGAAGGGGTGCACCGCTCGCTCCCCTTCCTCGTCGCCGGC includes:
- a CDS encoding DUF367 family protein, producing MELHVRYEGDDDPDKCSARKLARMDEAELHRATRSTPPGIVLNPFAEQALSPADRPTPGDGARHSRLVALDCSWETAEREAFDLEGVHRSLPFLVAGNPVNYGTAFQLNTVEAFAGALAILGEHDHAERILSTFSWGHTFLELNEEPLERYANCEDSSDVIDVQDDYLAEE